A window of Falco cherrug isolate bFalChe1 chromosome 14, bFalChe1.pri, whole genome shotgun sequence genomic DNA:
CCCAAGCGGAACTTGTCAGCCACTGAACTGGAATAAACCCAGTCCTGCAGGGCAGAAAGCAGCCTTGCTGGTGAACCTGTCACAAAGTCTGTGCAATTTCTCCACCTGATGGTGAGGCTCACCTACAGGGGATGCCCTAGCTCACAGCCTCAAAGGGATCACTTCCCTGCATTTGAACGCCCTTCAATAGACAGCTTGACCTCCTGGGGAATGAAAGAGGGACGGAGCAGAGAGGGCCGAGGCTCCTCTGCCTGCATGCTGTATCTTTGGAAGCCTGGGGCTGTCCAGCTGTGCTGACTGCCAGTCTCAGGCTGAGAGGATTCTACAGGAGAGCTCTGGGCTGCACTGTCCCTATCTGTGTGGctcttcctttcagcagctctgtcagACGGTTCTCTTGACCCCTGAGCTGTTCTTTCAGATCTCTCCCTAGTAGATAGCAACTGATCTGTGAGAGGGTAGTTAGCCTGAGAAGCGGAGCTGCCGTTCATGCTCTGTAAACTGATTGATATACAGACATCACCCACTTGCAGCCTGTGACAGGGCAAAGCAAAGAGCTGACCAGTCCGGCCTGGGCTACAGGAGGACCAGCCCTGGCCATACACAAAGAAGGGATGCTCTGGGGGCACATCAATGCTCACTTTACTTTGTTGCTCCCCGACCACAAAATGCAGTGTGACAAGCCCGGGCCACTGGCTTTCCTGAATATCCACCACGGTGCTGGAGTCAATCTTCAGGCCCCCGCTCACCTCTGCACTGCGAACAAAGTCTTGAGTCTGCAGGTCCTCCACCCGCTTCAGCTCTCCTGTAGCCAGCTGGATGATGGCTCCTTTCATGAAGTGAGAGGGCAAGTGTGAGGAGCTGGGTGGTTGCAGCTGGACCAGGTCCTTTTCAAGTGCGCTTCCTCCAGCCTGTGTGTCCGGGCTCCGCCTCACCAGGGTTTCTGAAGTGGAAGACCTGGTGGGCTCGGATCCAGCGGGAACCAGGACTGGCTTGCCGTTGGCTATCACCATTCCTTTGGTTAATTGTCTTTGTCTAACCGGCTCTTCAGGGGACATTACATACGGACTCCTGGACTGGCTTTTCTCAGCAGCCGCCCTTTCCACTGGGTTCCTCAGCACGTCCTTTGACTCCCCCTGCTGATCAGGGATATTATGGCAAAGGTTTAAGGGGCTCGGGTCATCTTTCCTCTGGGCTGCCAGAATATGATAATCCTGAGATGCCAACACCCCCACCACCCTCTGAACCTCCAGATCGGTGTCTGGGGTGCTTCTGTGAGCTGGCACAGAGACCTCTGTTCCCAACGTCTGGTAACCTGAAAGGAACTGTCCATCGACCACACATCCCGCTACAGCCCCTGGCAGACAGTCTTCAGCTTTACTGCTGGCAGAGTCCACAGCCTCACTGGTCCTCCTCACCACACTATGCTCCAGATGTCTCTGTCCACCATTGGCAGCAGCTACCTCTGAACTCGGCTGACTGTCTTGCTGAAGAGACTCTGGGCTTCCGCCCGCTGTAGGTGTCTCATATGCAGAATACCCTGGTGGGAAGCGGGACATCTGATAATAAACAGGAATTCTACCTGGTGCAATATCTAATGGCTGGGTCCCAGCATGGTGCTGCATCTGGCCAGAAGGAGAGATTGCAGAAGCAGATTTGTTGAAGGTGTGGGTAGGAGAGGTAGTCTGGGGGGAAGGAGCGGCTTCTTCCGTGAAGAGAGAGGCATATGGCACAAAGTGGGGGACATGGGAGGCGGTGATGTTGGTGGAAGGAGACAGGAGAGGACTAGGCAGGAAGCCAGGAGGGACAGCATAGGGCACTGTGTAATGCGAGCCAATGAACTGTAGGGACGCTGGAGGGATCTGTGCGTAGTGGATGGGGGGGTAGggcacccctgggtgctggATTATTGGTGAAGTCATATTGAAGGTGGGAGGCAGAGGGCTCACGTTCACCACGGAGTGCAGACCCGTTGGTGAAAAGGTGGCGGGTGGCACTGCCACTTTGTAGAGCATCCCATACTGGTCCACCGTCAGCCCTGCCACTGCTTCCGTGGCCTCGCCAGGGCCAtagtgcagagctgcagggccTGGCCCCGCTGCCCGGGTCCAGTCGGGGCCCTCGCCCGAGGCCTGGGCAAGCCCTGCACGTCCTGTCTCGGTGCCGGTGCTGGCGGTAGGAAGTTCGCGCTTCTTTGGCGGGAGGCACTCCTGGCTCCGCTCGTGGCCTGCTCTCATGGTGCCCCGTGGTGtcccggcagccccggccgcgACGCTCGTTCATGGGGGCACCCGCAGGGGCTGCCACACGCCGGCTCCCGGATCCCCGCTCCCGGCCACCGCCTCACCTGCGCCAGGAACAGAGGGAGTCGTCAGTCCCGGCCCCGCCACCGAGCCGCCAagggccccggcggcggggggagccaCCAGGCCGCAGGGacgggggcggccccgggccccggcCGCGAGAACAAGCGAGCCGACGAACCCTGGCCCTACCCGGGGCCGCGGCACCGGCTCCGGGGACGACGAGAGCCCGAGCCCGGTCGCCGGCACCGGCCCCACCCCCGGCCACGGCCGCGCCCCACCCCGCCGAATCCGAGGCGCCGCAGTCGCGTCGCGACCCGCCACGGCGGGCCCGCCCggtgcccaccacagcccgcaGCTCACCCGCCATCGCCCGGCTCCTCCTCCGCGACCCCCATCGGCCCCGGCGCCGCCCGCGGCCACCTCCGGCCCGACCCCTCCCCGCGGCGCACGCCGATGACGCACTGCTCCGCGCGCCGGAAGCGCCTCGCCCGGCGGCAGGGGGCGTGGCGGCGGCGCACCCGCAGCTGACGTCACCGGCCGTCCGCAGTGCCGGTCGCCCTGGCAACCTGCCGCGCCCCGCGGCGCCGCCCCCGGGGCCCAGGCTAGCCCCTGGGCGGTGATACCGGCCGGCACTGCTCTTCGGCGGGGAGGGCGTGCTGCTGGGCCGGCCGGAGGGGCGGGGCGCCGCCGGGGGCGCAGGCTTCCACCGAGACCTCGGCCCGGGCGGGCGGATCGGCTGCGGGGGAGCGAGCTCCTGCGGGGAAAGGCCGTGCCCAGTCCCCAGCCGCAAAGGCCGAGCCGTCCCGGGGCGCCTGCCGCGCCCGGCGCCTCAGACCGGGCAGCCGGCCCGGTTCTCACTGCGGGGGGCCGGTGGTGGAGGAGCTCCTGCCCCACCGCCCTCTGCGCAGCCCTTCCACCTTCTGCCTAAACGTACCCCTCGCCCTGCCTCGCACCCGGCGCCCTTGCTTGTCTTGGTGCCGCCAGCAAGCTCCTACGAGTGCGCGGCTTCTCGTTGTTCATCGGTTTGTGATGTGATAGAAGATCCTGGCAAGCACGAGAAGTTGCCCGGAGCGGGGCCTCGCCAGTTCCCGTTCCCCATCACACGTCAAAGTCTCTCCCACCCCGAACTCCGGGACTCGGGCTCGAGCGGCTGCGCCCCTTACGTCCGagcaccgcccgccccgcgTGACCCCTCACACGGGTCTGGGGTCTCCCCCCCGCCGCTGGCAAACAAGCCCGGGCCGCTCCTCTGGTGCCGCTGCCAGCACACGGCCATGTCCGCCGCAGGGCTGGTCTCAGAACAACGTCCTCGCACATCTATAGATCAGACACTGCTTCGTGCCTGCTGCCGCCTCCGAGGCGTGGAGCCGAGCCTCTGATGTCAGGGAAGCGTGACGCTGTCCCCGGTGTCACTAGCGGACGCTTAAGGAGCGCAGGGGGGCTGACAGCAGCCTCCCCACGGGAAACGCCGCGGGCCTCCACCCGGCAGATGGGCCCCGGAACGCTAGTTGCGGGCGACGCGACCCGGCCGGCCTCGCCGCGGGACAGCGCGCGTCGTGACACCGCCCCCGCGTGACGTCATCACTGACTGCCACGGTAGTGACGGTCGGCTTCTCGCAAGGCCGACCTCGCGGATGCTTCCGCCATGAAAAATAGTGCGAGCTGTCTTTTCCGCCTCGCCGCCGCCGATGTCGCACCGTTCCCCCGCTGCCCCTTCTGAGGCTGACGCTCCGCTCTGCGCCCCCCCCTCCGCCTCCCCGCGGCTGGTAGTGAACGGCAGGCCTAGAGGAGAGCGCCAGCGTGCGGATCCCTCCGCCTGCGGTATCGGTGCTGCGGCCGCGCAGTCGCCATTTTGAATGCCTGGCTCCTGccgctgctgcttcctctgctccagggaCCGGCCCGGTGAGTGCGTCTGTGGCGCCCTCCGCCCCCGTCTGCCCCCGCGCCGGTGTTCGCCGCTCGCCTGCTCCCCTCACCGCGCCGCTGGCCGGGCTGGACGTGCGCTGCCGCGGCCCGTGAGTTCCCGGCCGCCCGGGGCCCCCGCATGCCCGTGCTGGCGCTCCTGCCCGCCATCGagccccgcggccgggccgccACAGCGCCAGGGGCACTAGTGCCGGCGGCAGCCGCCCGGTGTCCACCCGCGGCCCAGCCACCGCGGCCCGTGCCCCCCGCCTCCGCCGGGCCTGGCTCAGACTCTGCTCTGCGCTCTCGGGCCGGCTCCCGTCTCCAGCGGCGCAGCGGAGCGCCCCGGAGGGGCTCCGGCTTCTACCcgctgggcaggagctgctggcagggccccgccgccaccgggCCCCGGGTGGTGCCGCCTCCCGGCGGGAGAGCGTGGGCCTGCGGGAGTTCTGGCAGCGTGgagcagagggacctgggccGTGCCGGAGGTCCTCGGCGCCTTGGGAGCCCAGCCCTCCGTGCTCTCTCCCTGCTTGCGCCGCGCAGCTGCTCCGGGCCTTGGCTGGCATCTCTCGTACTTGCCGCGTTTGCGTGTTGTTCCGCCGTTCCACGGCTTTCGGTGGAAGCGCAAACTGATCTCTGGGCAAAGGCATTTGCAGGGTTTGTGTTAGCCGTAG
This region includes:
- the ATXN1L gene encoding ataxin-1-like isoform X1, with the protein product MRAGHERSQECLPPKKRELPTASTGTETGRAGLAQASGEGPDWTRAAGPGPAALHYGPGEATEAVAGLTVDQYGMLYKVAVPPATFSPTGLHSVVNVSPLPPTFNMTSPIIQHPGVPYPPIHYAQIPPASLQFIGSHYTVPYAVPPGFLPSPLLSPSTNITASHVPHFVPYASLFTEEAAPSPQTTSPTHTFNKSASAISPSGQMQHHAGTQPLDIAPGRIPVYYQMSRFPPGYSAYETPTAGGSPESLQQDSQPSSEVAAANGGQRHLEHSVVRRTSEAVDSASSKAEDCLPGAVAGCVVDGQFLSGYQTLGTEVSVPAHRSTPDTDLEVQRVVGVLASQDYHILAAQRKDDPSPLNLCHNIPDQQGESKDVLRNPVERAAAEKSQSRSPYVMSPEEPVRQRQLTKGMVIANGKPVLVPAGSEPTRSSTSETLVRRSPDTQAGGSALEKDLVQLQPPSSSHLPSHFMKGAIIQLATGELKRVEDLQTQDFVRSAEVSGGLKIDSSTVVDIQESQWPGLVTLHFVVGEQQSKVSIDVPPEHPFFVYGQGWSSCSPGRTGQLFALPCHRLQVGDVCISISLQSMNGSSASQANYPLTDQLLSTRERSERTAQGSREPSDRAAERKSHTDRDSAAQSSPVESSQPETGSQHSWTAPGFQRYSMQAEEPRPSLLRPSFIPQEVKLSIEGRSNAGK
- the ATXN1L gene encoding ataxin-1-like isoform X2 — protein: MRAGHERSQECLPPKKRELPTASTGTETGRAGLAQASGEGPDWTRAAGPGPAALHYGPGEATEAVAGLTVDQYGMLYKVAVPPATFSPTGLHSVVNVSPLPPTFNMTSPIIQHPGVPYPPIHYAQIPPASLQFIGSHYTVPYAVPPGFLPSPLLSPSTNITASHVPHFVPYASLFTEEAAPSPQTTSPTHTFNKSASAISPSGQMQHHAGTQPLDIAPGRIPVYYQMSRFPPGYSAYETPTAGGSPESLQQDSQPSSEVAAANGGQRHLEHSVVRRTSEAVDSASSKAEDCLPGAVAGCVVDGQFLSGYQTLGTEVSVPAHRSTPDTDLEVQRVVGVLASQDYHILAAQRKDDPSPLNLCHNIPDQQGESKDVLRNPVERAAAEKSQSRSPYVMSPEEPVRQRQLTKGMVIANGKPVLVPAGSEPTRSSTSETLVRRSPDTQAGGSALEKDLVQLQPPSSSHLPSHFMKGAIIQLATGELKRVEDLQTQDFVRSAEVSGGLKIDSSTVVDIQESQWPGLVTLHFVVGEQQSKAVLGPETLQKLLRWLRMHILYRVWPRVCSTYGLKC
- the ATXN1L gene encoding ataxin-1-like isoform X4, producing MRAGHERSQECLPPKKRELPTASTGTETGRAGLAQASGEGPDWTRAAGPGPAALHYGPGEATEAVAGLTVDQYGMLYKVAVPPATFSPTGLHSVVNVSPLPPTFNMTSPIIQHPGVPYPPIHYAQIPPASLQFIGSHYTVPYAVPPGFLPSPLLSPSTNITASHVPHFVPYASLFTEEAAPSPQTTSPTHTFNKSASAISPSGQMQHHAGTQPLDIAPGRIPVYYQMSRFPPGYSAYETPTAGGSPESLQQDSQPSSEVAAANGGQRHLEHSVVRRTSEAVDSASSKAEDCLPGAVAGCVVDGQFLSGYQTLGTEVSVPAHRSTPDTDLEVQRVVGVLASQDYHILAAQRKDDPSPLNLCHNIPDQQGESKDVLRNPVERAAAEKSQSRSPYVMSPEEPVRQRQLTKGMVIANGKPVLVPAGSEPTRSSTSETLVRRSPDTQAGGSALEKDLVQLQPPSSSHLPSHFMKGAIIQLATGELKRVEDLQTQDFVRSAELLDQAQDIWGVTSQTARRKPFYSSTPVQEKQIRPKHLDRRT
- the ATXN1L gene encoding ataxin-1-like isoform X3 — its product is MRAGHERSQECLPPKKRELPTASTGTETGRAGLAQASGEGPDWTRAAGPGPAALHYGPGEATEAVAGLTVDQYGMLYKVAVPPATFSPTGLHSVVNVSPLPPTFNMTSPIIQHPGVPYPPIHYAQIPPASLQFIGSHYTVPYAVPPGFLPSPLLSPSTNITASHVPHFVPYASLFTEEAAPSPQTTSPTHTFNKSASAISPSGQMQHHAGTQPLDIAPGRIPVYYQMSRFPPGYSAYETPTAGGSPESLQQDSQPSSEVAAANGGQRHLEHSVVRRTSEAVDSASSKAEDCLPGAVAGCVVDGQFLSGYQTLGTEVSVPAHRSTPDTDLEVQRVVGVLASQDYHILAAQRKDDPSPLNLCHNIPDQQGESKDVLRNPVERAAAEKSQSRSPYVMSPEEPVRQRQLTKGMVIANGKPVLVPAGSEPTRSSTSETLVRRSPDTQAGGSALEKDLVQLQPPSSSHLPSHFMKGAIIQLATGELKRVEDLQTQDFVRSAEAVTWPPEQSVSSESAPTRATLADISQLHYSPISRRNPEPSVRESQPGTHSSLLNVEGC
- the ATXN1L gene encoding ataxin-1-like isoform X5; translated protein: MRAGHERSQECLPPKKRELPTASTGTETGRAGLAQASGEGPDWTRAAGPGPAALHYGPGEATEAVAGLTVDQYGMLYKVAVPPATFSPTGLHSVVNVSPLPPTFNMTSPIIQHPGVPYPPIHYAQIPPASLQFIGSHYTVPYAVPPGFLPSPLLSPSTNITASHVPHFVPYASLFTEEAAPSPQTTSPTHTFNKSASAISPSGQMQHHAGTQPLDIAPGRIPVYYQMSRFPPGYSAYETPTAGGSPESLQQDSQPSSEVAAANGGQRHLEHSVVRRTSEAVDSASSKAEDCLPGAVAGCVVDGQFLSGYQTLGTEVSVPAHRSTPDTDLEVQRVVGVLASQDYHILAAQRKDDPSPLNLCHNIPDQQGESKDVLRNPVERAAAEKSQSRSPYVMSPEEPVRQRQLTKGMVIANGKPVLVPAGSEPTRSSTSETLVRRSPDTQAGGSALEKDLVQLQPPSSSHLPSHFMKGAIIQLATGELKRVEDLQTQDFVRSAEAVLGPETLQKLLRWLRMHILYRVWPRVCSTYGLKC